In one Melopsittacus undulatus isolate bMelUnd1 chromosome 4, bMelUnd1.mat.Z, whole genome shotgun sequence genomic region, the following are encoded:
- the POLR2L gene encoding DNA-directed RNA polymerases I, II, and III subunit RPABC5 has protein sequence MIIPVRCFTCGKIVGNKWEAYLGLLQAEYTEGDALDALGLKRYCCRRMLLAHVDLIEKLLNYAPLEK, from the exons ATGATCATCCCAGTCAGATGTTTCACATGTGGAAAAATAGTTGGAAACAAGTGGGAAGCCTATCTTGGCCTTCTGCAAGCAGAATATACAGAAGG AGATGCCCTGGATGCCCTTGGTTTGAAGAGATACTGTTGCCGCAGAATGCTCCTGGCCCATGTGGATCTGATTGAGAAGCTTTTGAATTATGCACCCCTGGAGAAATGA
- the CD151 gene encoding CD151 antigen has product MREYTEKKETCGTICLKYLLFIFNFFFWLAGGAVMAVGAWTLAEKSDYISLLSSSTYSATAYILVVAGVVVMVTGILGCCATFKERRNLLRVYFILLLCIFLLEIIAGILAYIYYQQLSMELKQNLKNTMTQKYRKEGEESVTSAVDKLQQEFKCCGSNNYTDWADSLWIKSPDASGRKVPDSCCKTITDLCGRRDHPSNIYKESGCITKLENFIQEHLKIIGAVGISIACVQIFGMIFTCCLYKSLKSEPY; this is encoded by the exons ATGCGTGAGTATAcggaaaagaaggaaacatgtGGGACCATCTGTCTCAAGTACCTGCTCTTCATCTTCAACTTCTTTTTCTGG CTGGCTGGTGGGGCTGTGATGGCAGTGGGTGCCTGGACCCTAGCTGAGAAGAGTGACTACATCAGTCTGCTTTCCTCCAGCACGTATTCTGCAACTGCTTATATTCTGGTGGTGGCTGGGGTAGTTGTGATGGTCACTGGCATCCTTGGTTGCTGTGCCACCTTCAAAGAGCGTCGGAATTTGCTAAGAGTG TACTTCATATTGTTGCTATGCATCTTCCTCCTGGAGATCATTGCTGGAATTCTGGCCTATATCTACTACCAACAG CTGAGCATGGAACTGAAGCAAAATTTGAAGAACACCATGACCCAGAAGTACcggaaggagggagaagaaagtgTTACCAGTGCAGTAGACAAATTGCAGCAGGAG TTCAAGTGCTGTGGGAGCAACAACTACACAGACTGGGCTGACAGCCTGTGGATCAAATCTCCAGACGCCAGTGGACGGAAAGTCCCAGACAGCTGCTGTAAGACGATAACTGACCTGTGTGGCCGAAGAGACCATCCTTCCAACATCTACAAGGAG AGCGGTTGCATTACCAAGCTGGAAAACTTCATTCAAGAGCATCTGAAAATTATCGGGGCAGTGGGGATCAGCATTGCTTGTGTGCAG ATCTTTGGGATGATTTTCACCTGCTGCTTGTACAAGAGTTTAAAGTCAGAACCATATTAG